From the genome of Chitinispirillales bacterium ANBcel5, one region includes:
- a CDS encoding ATP-binding protein, producing MADCLPTKHTVLILAPAGEDASVLKNVLVKDGLECRVCHSFEELCDRISTGAGAALIAEEVFSMADIARLSEAIDQQPEWSDLPVIVMASIGLTSDKTWAIINTGVRGLNTTILERPVLKRTLLSAVHSALRSRESQYRIAEELKRRREAEASLLSANKELEAFSYSVAHDLRNPLRSIRGIADIIIEDCSQELSEECQDYFRMIHSGAQRMNTIIDDMLALSKISRKQMDISELDLSEMVRSAIGQLKAEHPDRVVTVSIEEGLRVRADRQLMSVALTNLLSNAWKYTAKTERPRVEFGSFVKENEQRVFFIRDNGAGFDMKHAQKLFAPFQRLHADSDFKGTGVGLAIVERVIMRHGGSVWAESESGKGATFFFTLKEGG from the coding sequence ATGGCTGATTGTCTCCCTACCAAACACACTGTTCTCATTTTAGCTCCTGCAGGGGAAGATGCTTCAGTTCTAAAAAATGTACTTGTTAAGGATGGTCTGGAGTGTCGCGTCTGCCATTCATTTGAAGAGTTGTGTGATAGAATCAGTACAGGTGCGGGTGCTGCGCTCATCGCGGAAGAGGTATTTTCAATGGCGGATATCGCGCGGCTTTCTGAAGCTATTGATCAGCAACCTGAATGGTCCGATTTGCCGGTTATTGTTATGGCAAGTATAGGGCTTACATCAGATAAAACGTGGGCGATTATCAACACCGGTGTCAGAGGACTTAACACTACTATTTTGGAGCGCCCGGTACTCAAGCGCACACTCTTATCGGCGGTTCATTCGGCTCTTCGCTCCCGTGAATCTCAGTACCGTATCGCAGAAGAACTGAAACGACGCAGGGAGGCAGAGGCTTCTCTTTTATCCGCTAATAAGGAGCTGGAAGCATTTTCCTACTCGGTTGCCCATGATCTGCGTAATCCGCTCAGATCCATACGAGGCATCGCTGATATTATCATTGAAGATTGTTCTCAGGAGCTGAGTGAAGAGTGCCAGGATTATTTTCGAATGATCCACTCTGGTGCGCAGCGGATGAATACCATTATCGATGACATGCTGGCGCTTTCAAAGATATCGCGTAAGCAGATGGATATCTCAGAACTCGATCTTAGCGAAATGGTTCGTTCGGCGATCGGGCAGTTAAAAGCTGAACACCCCGACAGGGTGGTTACGGTCAGCATAGAAGAGGGGCTTCGGGTGCGCGCGGATCGGCAGTTAATGAGCGTCGCTTTAACGAACCTGTTGTCAAATGCATGGAAATACACTGCTAAAACCGAGCGTCCCCGCGTGGAATTTGGCTCATTTGTTAAAGAAAACGAACAACGGGTTTTCTTTATCAGGGATAACGGTGCGGGCTTTGATATGAAGCACGCTCAGAAGCTCTTTGCTCCCTTTCAGCGACTGCACGCGGATTCGGACTTTAAAGGTACAGGTGTGGGGCTGGCGATTGTGGAGAGAGTCATAATGCGTCATGGGGGGAGTGTTTGGGCAGAGAGTGAGAGTGGCAAAGGTGCAACATTCTTTTTTACCCTGAAGGAAGGTGGGTAG
- a CDS encoding ATPase domain-containing protein: protein MTEYMKSGISGLDKILQGGLPRDQMYGIYGTSGSGKTTLSLQFLLKGVADKERCLYLCTSETELEIKRIATSHGWSLKGLKIEHISTHFGDKPGPGQTMLYPVEIELPQIVEKLINLIREYSPQRVVIDSLSEIRLLARENSWYQRQLMTLKRFLEPRSCTALLTDTVGEENTILKTIVHGVIEMSRSEPLYGPDRRRIRVEKLRGHPFISGFHDYKIVKGGVRVFPRLISSDYRRKFPPELVSSGIAELDFNLGGGIDRSTCVLLQGAAGTGKSALASQFASAAALRDERTLVFCFDERISTFVKRTRSLGIDIDVYMNDGRIVFNQVDPAELSAGEFTDIIVRSVLNEDISQIIIDSLNGYAYALPDEHFLSVHIHELASFLSVQGVVTFLTMAHHVGFGLSAAEHTFNVSYVADTVINLGYFEHRGEVHKALSVVKKRTGNHQRSIRELYMDSQGVHIGPVLEEFEGIGTGSPKYTGSDLPPKENN, encoded by the coding sequence ATGACTGAATATATGAAATCCGGTATTTCCGGCCTGGATAAAATTCTTCAGGGCGGTTTACCCCGGGATCAGATGTATGGCATATATGGTACAAGCGGTAGCGGGAAAACGACGCTATCGCTTCAGTTTTTGCTAAAGGGTGTTGCAGATAAGGAGCGATGTCTTTATCTTTGCACATCGGAGACAGAACTTGAGATTAAGCGAATAGCCACCTCTCATGGGTGGTCACTTAAGGGGCTTAAGATTGAACACATCTCCACTCATTTTGGCGATAAGCCGGGCCCTGGTCAAACGATGCTCTACCCTGTTGAGATTGAGCTGCCCCAGATCGTCGAAAAGCTGATTAATTTAATTAGAGAGTATAGTCCTCAAAGAGTGGTGATAGACTCTCTGAGTGAAATACGATTGCTTGCAAGAGAAAACAGCTGGTACCAGCGACAACTAATGACGCTGAAGCGATTTCTGGAGCCCCGTTCCTGTACCGCTCTGTTGACCGATACGGTAGGGGAAGAAAACACCATTTTGAAGACCATTGTGCACGGTGTAATCGAGATGAGCCGGAGCGAACCTCTTTATGGACCAGACCGGCGTCGTATTCGTGTGGAAAAACTCCGTGGTCACCCTTTCATCTCTGGTTTCCACGATTATAAAATTGTAAAGGGAGGTGTAAGGGTTTTTCCCCGTCTGATCTCATCTGATTATCGCAGGAAATTTCCACCCGAATTAGTTTCAAGTGGTATTGCTGAGCTTGATTTCAACCTGGGTGGTGGAATAGACCGCAGTACATGCGTCCTTCTTCAGGGTGCCGCCGGTACCGGCAAGTCAGCGCTTGCGTCCCAGTTCGCTTCAGCTGCGGCACTACGCGATGAGCGCACTTTGGTATTTTGCTTTGACGAACGCATATCCACCTTTGTTAAGAGAACCAGAAGTCTTGGGATAGACATAGATGTTTACATGAACGATGGCCGTATTGTCTTTAATCAGGTTGATCCTGCGGAACTGTCGGCAGGTGAATTCACTGATATTATTGTTCGTTCTGTGCTCAATGAGGATATCTCACAAATTATTATCGATAGCCTAAACGGGTATGCGTATGCACTCCCTGATGAGCACTTTCTTTCGGTACATATTCATGAATTGGCCAGTTTTCTCAGTGTCCAGGGTGTAGTTACCTTTTTAACCATGGCTCATCATGTCGGTTTTGGGTTAAGTGCAGCGGAACATACCTTTAATGTTTCCTATGTGGCAGATACGGTGATTAATCTTGGCTATTTTGAACACAGGGGTGAAGTGCATAAGGCTTTATCGGTGGTGAAAAAGCGTACGGGTAATCACCAGCGATCAATCAGGGAGCTGTATATGGATTCACAGGGGGTGCATATTGGTCCGGTGTTAGAGGAGTTTGAGGGTATCGGAACCGGATCACCAAAATATACCGGCTCCGATTTGCCACCAAAGGAAAACAACTAA